The sequence below is a genomic window from Pseudorca crassidens isolate mPseCra1 chromosome 7, mPseCra1.hap1, whole genome shotgun sequence.
TTCAAGCTATAAactcaagagaggaaaaaaattataattcactTTTACCATTAGATTTCACATTTTCTACAACTATACTGACCTAAAagatacataacataaaaatagCACCACGTGACCAAAAAAATGGTGACACACAGAGATTTGGTGACACACAGAGTATCTTAGAGGGCTTTTTAACTGTTGGTTTCTTCAAGCAGGAAACACTGAGAGAGCGGGGGAGCCACGGAGGCTCTCATCAGCTCACACAATACTAAGATAGATATATTGCTTGCAATTCCCATAGAGTATATCTTTACAAAAAGTACAAATTCCAAGTTCTGCAGTTTCCCTGGGAACTGCATGTAGAAAAAGTTGCTGTGCACCTGAACTGGCTgtttgaaaagagaaagaagaaaaaaaaccacaacactgCTTGGAGAATTTTGTAGACAGAACTACAAATCCCTTTCCTTTAGTGCGAGTACTAACTCACGGTAGAGAGTGATTCGATTTAGTTACCTGGTATGTTTCTACAGTACGGAATGAAGGTAGATTCATAGGCCAGTAAAAACATTGAAAACCACTGCTCCTTTGGGGTTGACTAATAtaacactactgtatgtaaaaagGTCAGCACCACGGGTCATCCAGCTTACCTACTGGACAACTAACAAAAATTCCAAATGGTTTCCAACTAGAGTTGAATACATTTTATGGCATTTGGTTTATGTATTTGTTATGAAGCAGAGCTATGAACACTGTGATTTGCTTTGCTTGCTTTTGGACACAAtgattaatatatttgaaaacctATTAACATTCTTTTATAAGGGAAATAAAGGGGCAAAACCCTAACATATTAGGTAGGGGCGAGACAGAGTCAAAAGCCCTGTTCACAttgtattaaattatatattcctCTTACATTCACCTCAACCAGAATAAAATCAAATTTgagaatgtatatatactatatatataataattgctttattatatatatatatataaaaattgtctAACTACCccctaaaagtaattttaaattagaaaaggtTACCCATTTGTATCAGCTGACGGCATCCCAGTCTCCCTCCATGGAAATGCACTGGTGCCAGTGCACACAATGGGAGAGTATGCCTCTTGGCAGAGAATGTAGGGTCAACCAGTTGGCATAGCTAAATCACTGGCAGGTTTTGGATGAAGAGTTCAGCCAAAGAGGAATACTGTCAGCCTGTGTTTTCCCTGGATACGCTGCCCTTCATGCTTTGAGCTCcttgagggagggagggcgggggaaAGGATAAACACAATGAAGTGTTCCTTCCAGGAACCTTAGAAAAACTGCCAAGAGACCAAGAGATTTCCAGATGGTTGGGAAAACCAAAGgttacaacaaagcaaatcacaaACAGGCGTTGATTAATGTGCTTTGTGGGGTGCACTTCTTTACCATCTTAATCAGGAGCATCAGACACCGTGTGAATTTCCATCCGGGAATCTAGGGCCATCTCTGAGGCCGACGCATCATTTTCTAGTTTCTGTTCCACATACACATCTGTTCTCTCAGGGGACTCGATGCGACTCCTGACTTCAGCTATGCCAGGGTGGTTTTTCCGCAGGTGCTGGTTGAGGGTACCTTGGAATGGAAAGCACTTCCCGCAGATCTCACAGCGGAATGGTTTATCGTCGGTATGGCCCCGGATGTGGTACTCCAGCTGGTCCTTCCGCGTGTACTTCTTCCCGCAGAACTTGCACACAAAGGGGGTGATTCCCATATGGAGTCGCATGTGCCTGTCAAGGCTTCCCTTCTGGTTGAAGGACTTTCCACAGTAAATACAGATCAACCTCTCATTGTACGGGTACCAGTGACCTCTTGCACTCCTCTCCCGGGGGCTGCTCTCAAACCCGGGGTTATTCATCATAGCTTCACTGTCGGAACCCTGCACCAAGCCCTGCAGATCACTGTGCAGATGGACAGACAGAGCCCGCTTCTGGCGGGCACGACCTCCTCGGAAACAGCTCAGCATGGATCTGGATGGGCTGGAATTACTCAAACTTCCAAAAGCTTCAGCTACGCCGGCTGGCTGTGAAGCTGCCTGGGAGTAAGAGTAGGCGTGCTGGAGCACAGAACCATAGGAGCCCACATTCACGGCCACAACTTGTTCCCCATCAACCATCTCGGTGTGGTAGCCATCGTCTCCCAGGGAGGAGCTGTCGGAACAGCTGGGACGGTCAGACTTTTCCATCTTCACTTTCACTTCAGTGATCTGGCTCTCCCTCCCCAGCAGGTCCCCTTGCTCATGGTCCCCCTCGATCTGAATCTCGTACTCAGAGACGCTCCCACTGCTCCCTCGGTCCGAGTGCCCTTCCTCCTGTACACGGCTGCGCAAGGCTTTGCTGGGTGTCGTCTCCATCCGAAGATCACTGCTTGTGGTAGGCTGCCGTACCTGAGAGCAGTATGGAGGGGAGATCTCCACCGGGTTGGCAAAGTAGCTGCTGTCTTTAACTCCATTACGACTCTCTGGAGTCTCTTCCGCACCGACGGTCACAGAGTCCACATCTCCAACACTGATTTTTGAATGGATGCTCTCTAGGATCTGCGTGCACTTGTCAATGACACACTGCATCTGAAGAAAGCTAGCTGCAGTCAGAAAACTGACAACATCCTTCAGCTGCAAGGACATTCTTCCAGTGTAACAAAATGAAAGCAACTGTTCAAACACATTGGGATTTTTAATCACTGATATTGACAAGCCACTCATGGTACTTAATGCTGAATGGTCCCGGAAGTAGGGGGAGCTGGCCGCAAGGACTGCTTTGTGGGCTCGGAACGGCTGACCCTGAATGTGGACGATGATGTCACATAGTTTCCCTTGCAGGCGGAGCTCGTTTAGCTGGCTCAGAACGGTGCTGCTGTACTCGGGCACATCAAACTGAATAAAACTGCTGCTGTCCATTTCTACTGACATGAAGCGTAATCTGAGGAAAGAGAGAGTTTCATAATTCGCCAGTGACTCCTCACTAAGTACAAGTGGCATAAACACAGCCTTGCAAAAATACCACCACCCCCTCCATTGTAGCTACTATACCTCCTAGGGTCCGCCTGagcatttcttttctcctcttacttattttcagtctttcatGCCTTGGTTAATTCACCTAAAGATAAATAACCTAATGATCCATTAGCCAAGTCTCCTAATTACCTGACATACATCTTGATCAAAGTAAAACATGTAACATACAGTAGAGCCATTTTAGCTCTAGCTGAGAACTTGGTAtccttttaagaaatatatttttctgtttcacctACCTTTGAGGATTTGAAGTACTCTGTAAAACAGaagtaaattcatttaaaaaaatgctctgCCTTATTTGTATATTTCCAATTGGTATTTAGCAAGTATACAGCACACTGGATACTGAATGGAGCTTAAACCTTTTTAGAGTTTGAGTTGTTGTCTTGTTgtgcattttttccccttcagctCTACACACATTTACATCCTTTTGGGTTGGTAATTCATAGCCCAATGCTCGGCCGCCTTCAGTGAAGAGTTTTTAGACAGGAGGATCAAGAAGAGTGACGGACACGTCAGGAGTGCATCATCCTCGGCTAGTGCTCACACTGCTGGCGTGCTCAGGACAGGCTGGCTGCCCTCTGCCTAGAGCCCACAGCCCTGATCACTCAAAACTACAGAACGGTGTAGAGCCCAGGCTGCATTCTCTgaccaaaacaacaaaattagatctcacatttatatttttgtttttaaaacccaaccaatagggcttccctggtggcgcagtggttgagagtccacctgccgatgcaggggacacgggttcgtgccgcggtccgggaagatcccacatgccgcagagcggctgggcccgtgagccatggccgctgagcctgcgcatctggagcctgtgctccgcagcgggagaggccacaacggtgagaggcccgtgtaccgcaaaaaaacccaaaacaaacaaacaaaaaaaaaacccaatcaagagaaatttaaacacCTCCTGAATAAGcactgaatcaaaaagaaaatcaataaggaatagagctatttagaaaataagaaaactcacATCAAATCTGCAGTACGGGTTTAGGAATGAAGTTTACTTATATCTTCAACTTACCTAACAATGTATCCAAAAAGAGATGGACAGATATGtgataaagcaaacaaaataaaatgttaacaagtGTAGAGTCTAGATTGAGTATACAGGTGTTTATTGTAAAATTCAACTTTTgggtatgtttgaaatttttcacaatGAAATGCTGGGGTTCTGAACTAACAATTTTAACAATGTCAGtgccttaaaaatttttatcattaaacaataaagaataaaaataaatgaaatcacttATGAGGttagaaaaggaacaaactaaacccaaagaaaacaaaaatgtaattaataCAGAACAGTATTTAatcacaaagttttaaaatttaagacaaGACAATGTGCAACGAAATCTAAAACTTTTGCAGAAAAAGATCAATCAGTGTGATGATAAATCACATCAGAA
It includes:
- the ZBTB34 gene encoding zinc finger and BTB domain-containing protein 34 isoform X1, with translation MENFMEESNSRLRFMSVEMDSSSFIQFDVPEYSSTVLSQLNELRLQGKLCDIIVHIQGQPFRAHKAVLAASSPYFRDHSALSTMSGLSISVIKNPNVFEQLLSFCYTGRMSLQLKDVVSFLTAASFLQMQCVIDKCTQILESIHSKISVGDVDSVTVGAEETPESRNGVKDSSYFANPVEISPPYCSQVRQPTTSSDLRMETTPSKALRSRVQEEGHSDRGSSGSVSEYEIQIEGDHEQGDLLGRESQITEVKVKMEKSDRPSCSDSSSLGDDGYHTEMVDGEQVVAVNVGSYGSVLQHAYSYSQAASQPAGVAEAFGSLSNSSPSRSMLSCFRGGRARQKRALSVHLHSDLQGLVQGSDSEAMMNNPGFESSPRERSARGHWYPYNERLICIYCGKSFNQKGSLDRHMRLHMGITPFVCKFCGKKYTRKDQLEYHIRGHTDDKPFRCEICGKCFPFQGTLNQHLRKNHPGIAEVRSRIESPERTDVYVEQKLENDASASEMALDSRMEIHTVSDAPD
- the ZBTB34 gene encoding zinc finger and BTB domain-containing protein 34 isoform X2, whose amino-acid sequence is MSVEMDSSSFIQFDVPEYSSTVLSQLNELRLQGKLCDIIVHIQGQPFRAHKAVLAASSPYFRDHSALSTMSGLSISVIKNPNVFEQLLSFCYTGRMSLQLKDVVSFLTAASFLQMQCVIDKCTQILESIHSKISVGDVDSVTVGAEETPESRNGVKDSSYFANPVEISPPYCSQVRQPTTSSDLRMETTPSKALRSRVQEEGHSDRGSSGSVSEYEIQIEGDHEQGDLLGRESQITEVKVKMEKSDRPSCSDSSSLGDDGYHTEMVDGEQVVAVNVGSYGSVLQHAYSYSQAASQPAGVAEAFGSLSNSSPSRSMLSCFRGGRARQKRALSVHLHSDLQGLVQGSDSEAMMNNPGFESSPRERSARGHWYPYNERLICIYCGKSFNQKGSLDRHMRLHMGITPFVCKFCGKKYTRKDQLEYHIRGHTDDKPFRCEICGKCFPFQGTLNQHLRKNHPGIAEVRSRIESPERTDVYVEQKLENDASASEMALDSRMEIHTVSDAPD